Genomic window (Allostreptomyces psammosilenae):
CCTTCTCGCGCTGTCAAGGGATGAGACGTGTCCACGAATGGTCGTTGATCGTGGGCACGTCTCTTGTTTCCCTGCTGTTCTCCCCGCGTTCCGTCAGGAGCGCCGGCGCCGCGCTTAAGTGGAGCCACGGGCGGCCGGCCGCTGGGCCGAGCGCTTTTGAGTGTGAGCACTGTCACAACGCTGGGGATGCAACGTGTCTGACTATGCGCTAACATGAGAAGCCTCTGCCCGGTGTGAAGCTGTCAGATTCTCGGCCGGTCGGTGCGGCTGGCTCGGTGCGGCGGACTGCTCCCGCGGACGTGATCTACTCCGTCGCCCCATGGTCCTCCCCGGGTCGCCGGATCACCCACGACGTCGTGTCCCCCGCGGACGCTGCCGGGTCGTTCGGCCCCAGTCACCACGAGTGATGACGCGGTGGGCACGCGACGGAACCCGGTAACGGAGAAGAGCAACGATGACACGACCACGAACACGCCCTCCCTCGTCACACCGGTGGGCGGGCCTTCGGGCGGCCGCCGCCGTCGTGATCTCCGACGGCCGGGCGGTCCGCCGGTGGGGGCAGTTGTGACCGAGAACGCAACGAAGGGTCAGTTCCACGTGAATCCCGCAGCATCCGTCAACGACGACGGCGCCGGCAGCACCCCCGCCCCCACCACCATTCCCGCGCAGCTCCCGCACCCCGCGGCGACGCCCACCGCCACCGCCCTGGTGGTCATCCCCGCCCGCGGCGGCTCCAAGGGCGTGCCCGGGAAGAACACCGCCCCCGTCGGCGGCATCCCGCTGGTCGCCCGCGCCGTGCAGGCCGCGCTCGCCGCCCGCCGCGCCACCCGCGTGGTCGTCTCCACCGACGACCCGGGCATCGCCGCCGTCGCCCGCCAGGCCGGCGCCGACGTCATCGACCGCCCCGCCGAACTGGCCGGCGACGGCGCCACCAGCGAGTCCGCCCTGCTGCACGCGGTCGACGCCGACGCCGCCCGCCACGGCGACGCCGAGGCCGACGTGGTCGTCCTCGTCCAGTGCACCAGCCCCTTCATCACCGCCCAGGACATCGACGGCGTCATCGCCGCGGTCACCGTCGACGGCGCCGACTCCGCGCTCACCGTCGCCCCCTTCCACGGCTTCGTCTGGCGCGAGGGCGACCCCGAGGCCACCACCGCCACCCCCGGCGGCGCCACCGCCGGCCCCACCGGCGCGCACGGCGTCAACCACGACGCCGCGTTCCGGCCCCGCCGCCAGGACCGCCCGCAGGACCTCCTGGAGACCGGCGCCGCCTACGCCATGCGCACCGCCGGACTCCGCCGCGCCGGCCACCGCTTCTTCGGCCGCGTCGCCCTGGTGCGCACCGACCCCGCCCGCGTGCTGGAGATCGACGAGCCCAACGAGCTCGCCCGCGCCCGCGCCCTGGCCCCGCTGCTGGACAGCGCCGCCGCCCCCGACGTCGAGGTCACCCCGCGCCCCGAACGCGACGCCATCGACGCCATCGTCCTCGACTTCGACGGCACCCAGACCGACGACCGGGTGCAGGTCGACTCCGAAGGCCGCGAGACGGTATCCGTCCACCGCGGTGACGGCCTCGGCATCGCGGCGCTGCGCCGCGCCGGGATCCCCGTGCTGATCCTGTCCACCGAGACCAACCCGGTCGTCGCCGCCCGGGCCGCCAAGCTGCGCGTGCCCGTCCTGCACGGCATCGACCGCAAGGACCTCGCCCTCAAGAAGTGGTGCGAGGAACAGGGAATCGCGCCGGAGCGGGTGGTCTACGTCGGAAACGACGTCAACGACCTCCCCTGCTTCGACCTGGTCGGCTGGCCCATCGCGGTCGCCGATGCGCATGACGTCGTCCGTGCCAGAGCACGCGCGGTGACCACCGTGCGCGGCGGGTACGGTGCCATCCGCGAGATCGCGGCTTGGATCCTCGGAAAGGAACTCTCCTGATGACTTACCCCACCTCCAACCCGGCGCGCGTCCGCACCATCGGCGACCGTCAGGTGGGGCCGGGCCAGCCGGTCTACATCGTGGGTGAGATCGGCATCAACCACAACGGCGACCTGGAGAACGCGTTCGCGCTCATCGACGCCGCCGCCGAGGCCGGCTGTGACGCGGTGAAGTTCCAGAAGCGCACCCCCGAGATCTGCGTCCCCAAGGACCAGTGGGAGATCGAGCGTGACACGCCGTGGGGCGTGATGACCTACCTGGAGTACCGCCACCGCGTGGAGTTCGGCGAGGACGACTACCGCGCCATCGGCGAGCGCTGCACCGAGCGCGGCATCCACTGGTTCGCCTCCCCCTGGGACGTGCCCAGCGTCGACTTCCTGGAGAAGCTCGACGTCGTCGCCCACAAGGTGGCCTCCGCCTCCCTCACCGACGACGAGCTGCTGATCCGCCTGCGGGAGACCGGCAAGACCGTCATCCTGTCCACCGGCATGTCCACCCCGCGCCAGATCCGGCACGCCGTGGAGGTGCTCGGCAGCGAGCGCATCGTGCTCTGCCACGCCACCAGCACCTACCCGGCCCCGGCCGAGGAGCTCAACCTCCGGATGATCAACACCCTGGAGCGCGAGTACCCGAACGTGCCGATCGGCTACTCCGGCCACGAGACCGGCCTGCAGACCACCCTGGCCGCCGTGGCCCTGGGCGCCACCTTCGTCGAGCGCCACATCACCCTCGACCGCGCCATGTGGGGCTCCGACCAGGCCGCCTCCGTCGAGCCGGGCGGCCTGCAGCGCCTGGTGCGCGACATCCGCACCATCGAGACCGCCCTCGGCGACGGCGTGAAGAAGGTCTACGAGGGCGAGAAGGCGGCCATGCGCAAGCTGCGCCGCGTTCCGGGGCAGCTGGCCGCCGAGGCGGCCGAAGCCACCGCATGACCCGAACCCTCGCGCTGGTGGAGAGCCCGGCGCAGCTGCTCAACCTCCTGGAATGGGCCTGCGCCGGCGGCCCCCAGGGCGACCCGGCCGCCGCCGCCCCGCGCGGCGCGGCCGGGTCCGCCCCGGGGGCCCTCCCCGGTCCGCGCGTCCCGGCGCCGCCGTCCGCGGGCGGCTCTCCCGTGGAGGCGGCCGTCCTGCTCCCCAGGGACCCCGCCACCCGCGAGCAGCTCGCCGCCGTGGCGAGGCTGGCGCGCGGCGAGGGCGTGCGGGTGACCCCCTACGACGTGCGGGCCGGCGCCGCCGGCCTGCTGCGCTCGGGCTCCGCCCTGCTGCCCCGGCTGCTGGGCGCCCGCCGACTGGTCATCGGCGACCCCTTCTCCGGGCTGATCCAGCGGCTGCTGCCGCTCAGCCGGGCCCGGGACGTGGTGCTGGTCGACGACGGCACGGCCACCATGGAGCTGGTGCCGCTGCTCGCCGAGGGCCGGCCCCTGGTGCGCTGGCACCGCGACGGCGTCCCGCCCCGCGCGGCGGTCGCCGCCGCCCGCCGGCTCTCCCCGGGCGCCGGGGGGGACGGTGGCCCGGTCCAGCGGGTGGAGCTGTTCAGCTCGCTGACGCCCCCGCCCCCGCCCGGCATCACCGTCACCGAGAACCGCTTCACCTGGACCCGCCGCCGGTTCGCCGCGCCGCGGGTGGAGGACCGGGTGGACCTGATCGGCTCGTCGCTGGCCGAGACCGGCGTGGTGGACACCGAGCGCTACCTCGACGGCGTGCGGGCCCTCGCCGAGCGGCTCGGCGCCGACCGCTACTTCGCACACCGCCGGGAGCGGCCGGACAAGCTCGAACGGATCGCCGCCGCCGGGCTGGAGGTCGTGCGCCCGGACCTTCCGCTGGAACTGGTGGCCCGCCGCGGACCGGTGGCGGCCACGGTGGTCAGCTTCCCCTCCACGGTGGTGCACACCCTGCCGATGGTGCTGGCCGACAGCCCGGTGAAGGTGCTGGTCTGCGACATCGACCCCGGCTGGCTGAGCCCGTCGGCCTCCAACCACGTGCGCGACTTCCTCACCCGGATCGCGGCGACCGCCCGGGAGCGGCACGGCCTGGAGTCCGTGCCGGTGGGCGTGGCCGGCGGTTCCTGAGCCGGCAGCGCTCCCGTCCTCCCCGCCTCCCCGCGGCCTGGCGGGCGTCGCCCCGGCGGCGCCCGCCCCCGTGTCGGCGCGGCGCCCGTACCCCGTGTCGGCGCGGTGCCCGCCCGCACCCGTGTGCCGGGCGCCCGCACCCCTGTGGCGTGTGCTGCGTTCGGGTGACGTGTGGCCCGACGGGAGCGAGTCTCGTCGAAGGCGTAGTCGGACGGGCACGCGACGCCTATCTTGGGTGCGCAGGTTGTCTCCGCGCCCTGGAGGGATCACCACCCCATGTCCCGCGCCGCCGCAGCTCGACCCGCAAAGATCGCCTACGGCTCCGCCGCCGCCCTGGCCGCCGCGCTGGCGCTGACCGCCTGCGGGACGCCCCACGCCAACTCGGCCGCCGTGGTCGGCGCCGACCGCATCACCGTCCCGCAGTTCCAGGACACCAGCGCGGAGATCACGCGGGTGGCCGACGAACTGCGCATGAACGCCGCGGACCCGTCGCGCCGGCTGAGCAACCTGATCGAGTTCTCCGTGGTGGAACAGGCCGCCGAGGACGCCGGGATCACCGTGACGCAGACGGCCGTGCTGGACGCCCGGCGCGACATCGAGGAGCAGACCGGCGGCGGGGACAGCCTGCGCGCCGCGCTCGCCCAGCAGGGCGTGGCGCCGGAGGACTTCGACCGCATGGTGCGGGTGCTGCTCCTGGAGGACGCCCTGGTGGAGCGCGCCGGCGCCGATCCGGCCACCCCCGAGGGCCAGCAGCGCCGGCTGGAGGTGCTGGTCAGCGAGGCGGAACGGCTCGGTGTCACGGTCAACCCGCGCTACGGCGACTGGGGGCCGAACGACTTCACCCTGACCCCGGCCGTCGCCCCGTGGATCCACCAGGAACCGGCCGCGGGCCCGGGGGCCGTCGAAGCCGGCATGTGACGCCGGGCGCGCGCGGCCTGCCTGCGTGCCTGCCCGGGCCGGCCTGCGCGTCTGGGCGTCGGCCCGTCTGCCCGTCTGCCCGGTGCGTCGGTGGCCGACCGGCGGAGGCGCGCCCGCTCCGGGTAGGTTCGGATCCATGGCATCGGCTGAGCACGACGACGTCCGTCCCCAGGGCCCAGGCCCCCGCCGCCCCGAGGGGGCCGGACCACACACGGGCAGCGCGCTGACCGACCTGGTCGCGGTCATGGACCGGCTGCGTTCCCCGGGCGGCTGCCCGTGGGACGCCGAGCAGAGCCATGCCTCGCTGCTTAAGTACCTCATCGAGGAGGCGTACGAGCTGGTCGAGGCGGTGGAGACGGACGACCGGGCAGCGCTCCGCGAGGAACTGGGGGACGTGCTGCTGCAGGTGGTGTTCCACGCCCGGATCGCCGAGGAGCACCCCACCGACCCGTTCTCGCTGGAGCAGGTCGCGGCCGACCTGGTGGACAAGCTGGTCTACCGGCACCCGCACGTCTTCGCCGACGCGACGGCGCTGTCGGCGGCGGACGTGGACGCCAACTGGGAGCGGCTGAAGGCGGCCGAGAAGGGCCGCGCCTCGGTGGTGGACGGCGTGCCGACGGGGCTGCCCGCGCTGGCGCTGGCGGCCAAGCTGCTCTCCCGGGCGCGCCGGGGCGGCGTGGCCGTGCCGGACGCGCCCGGCGGCGCCGTGGCCGCTGCGGCCGTGGGCGAGGCGGCCGGGGCACGGGTGGACGAGGCGGCGGTGGGGCGACTGCTGCTGGACGTGGTGGCGCTCGCCGACCGGCACGGCGTGGACCCGGAGGCGGCGCTGCGGGCGGCGGCGCTGGAGTACCGGGAGAAGGTACGGGAGGCCGAGCGGGCCCAGGGCTGATTGATGCCGCCCGGGGCCGGGCTGCGCCTGCTTCGCCCAACCGCCCCCTCCGCCCGCCCGCGCCCCCTCTCCCCGCTTTCCCCCATCCTCACCTCCCCGCCGCCCCATCCCAACGGCCCCACCCCACCCCACCCCCACGCCCCTACTTCCACCCTCCAGCCCGCCTCCCACCCCCCCCACGCCCCCTATTTCCACCCCCCACCCGAGTTATCCACAGGCTGCAAGTAGGGGGCTGCGGGGGGTATTCAGCGCATGGGATCCTGAAGAAGGGGGCCTCGCGACCCCCCTGGGGGCATGTGGGGGCCGGAACACTGTGATGGCAGGGCAGCGGCAGGGCAAGGCAGGGCGGGGTGCGTGGAGTTATCCACAGGCTGCGAGTGGGGGGCTGCGGTGGGTTGTGTGGGCGTGGGATCCTGAAGAAGGGGGTCTCGCGGCCCCCCTGGGGCATGTGGGGAGCTGGAGAGTGTCCGTCGGGGCCAAAACGGTCTGAATCCTGGCAGATTGGACGAATCCCGGCTGGGTACGCGCTTGGCACAGGCATGATCGTGATCGGAAGGAAGCTCTGTCATGGGCGCCCAGTCTCAGCACGATCCCACCGGGCCGGCGTCGAAGCCACGGCGCGTGCTTCCAGCCGTGCTGGCCACCGGCGTGGTTCCCCTCCTCATGGCCGCCGGCGTGCCGTCCCGGGAGGGCTCCAACAGCAATCCCTGGTTCGCGCTCTTCGTGATCATCGGCGTGATCGCGGTGGCGGTGCTGCTCGGCGCCTTCATCTGGGGTCGGCGGGTGCAGATGAAGGAGCCGCCTCCGGAGTCGCACACCCCCGGCGGGCGCGACACCTGGCTGAACGAGACCGGGGGAGCGCCGGGCCCGGCCGAGGGCGGCGGCCTGACCGGCCCGGAGGAACGCGCCCTGCGTGCCGACCAGCAGCGCCGCCACCGCCACCACGACTGAGCCGACTCGGCCCGCCCCGGCGCTGAACCGAACCGACCCCCCGTGGCCCGGAGTACGGCGGTAGGTTCGGCCCATGCGGATCCTCCAGCCCCACACCCGCCCGGCCGACGAGGCCGCCGCCCGCCGGATCCAGGACGAGCTGCGCGCCCGCGCCGAGCCGTTCGGCCCCGGGCCGGAGCGGGTCCGCACCATCGCCGGGGTGGACGTGGCCTACGCGGGCGCGGCCGGCGCGGCCGACGACCAACTGGCCGCCGCCATCGTGGTGCTGGACGCGTTCACCCTGGAGGTCGTGGACAGCGCCGTGGCCGTCGGCCGGGCCGAGTTCCCCTACGTCCCCGGACTGTTCGCCTTCCGCGAGCTGCCCACCGTTCTTGACGCGCTGGAGCGGCTCGACACCGTCCCCGACCTGGTCCTGTGTGACGGCCACGGCGTGGCGCACCCACGGCGGTTCGGTCTGGCCTGCCACCTCGGAGTGCTGACCGGCCTCCCCACGGCCGGCGTCGGCAAGACCCGCTTGGTCGGAGAACACGCCGAACCCGGCGCGGCTCCGGGCGACGGTGCCGACCTGGTGCACGAGGGGGAGGTGGTGGGGAGGGTGCTGCGCACGCAGCGGGGCGTGAAGCCGGTGTACGTCTCCGCCGGTCATCGCATCGGCCTGGACGCGGCCTGCCGGCACGTCCTCGCCACGGCGCCTCGTTACCGCCTCCCCGAGACCACCCGCCAGGCCGACGCGCTGTGCCGGCAGGCCCTGCGCGAGGCCGGAACCGAGAGCGGATCGCCGGCCCTGTCATGAGTGCTTCCCGCCGCTCAGCGAGCGGCGGGAAGTTTTCTCTGGCTCGACGAGGCTGCCGGTGTCAGGCCGCCTCGTCGAGCCAGAGGATGCGGCTCCTGGTTTGCGGGCGCACGAAGAGCCGCGCCGCGCTGTCGGTGGAGGCGAGGTTGAGGTGGTACGCGCCACCGCAGCCGACCACTTCGACGTGGTCCCTGAACGCCAGCCCCCACGCCGCGATGCGCGCGTCCTGCCGTTCCCCGTACTCCTGGACGACGGCGAAGAGACGGGGCGCCATGTCCGTGACCATGGCCCTGAGTTCCTGCTCGTAGCCCCCGAACGGCGCGAAGGGATCGGTGCTTGCCGGAGTAACCTGCTGCTGCATCGTGACACTCCAAGGATCGATGCTCGAAGGCCCCCGAGGGCGGACAGTGTTGGCGCACGAGTCTCAACGTCCTCGGGGGACTTTGCCCTCCCCAGACTTATAGGGGGGATAAAGCCGACCTTAGAGGCGTGGATAGGATGGGTGCAATAGGGGGGCTAAAGTCATACTGATCGCGTCGACTCCGAGGAGCGTGACATGGATCTACAGACGCTGAGGGAAGCCAGCAAGATCACCGATCCTCTGGAGCGAGCACGCTTGCTGAGCCGGTTGATGACTGAGGAACAGGGCCTTGTGACCGAGGCGGCGAAGCTGCGACGTCAGGCCATCGCTGAAGCGCGTGAGGCCGGGATGACCCTCGAAGAGATTGCAGGGAGTCTCGGGGTGTCTCCCGGTCGGGTGTCGCAGATGCGTAAGGGGCCGACGGCGAAGGCTCCGACTGGACCGGCCTCGCGAGGCCCGCGTGTTCTTGTCCAGAGGGCCCTGCCGACCGAGCCGTCCGTACGAGGGTCGCGTTCGCTCTTTCTTGTTGAGGCTGAGAAGCAAGGGCTCCGGCCGGAGCGGCGGATGCTCTATGTGGGACTGGAGCCGGCCAGTGAGCATGTTGGCTCCTGCCTGCGCGTGGAAACCGGCACTGACATCGTGGCCCGACGCAAGCTCATGACCGCTGACGATGTGCCCGTTCGCATCGCCACCAGCTACTTCCGGGCCGACCTCTTCGGTGACACGCGCATCGCCGAACCGGAGTTCGTCACGCCGTCGCTCCAGTCGGCCATCGAGGCGTTGGGCTACCGCTTCGGTCACGCGGAGGAAGTTCTCACCGCCCGCCCGGCGACCACCTTCGAGGCCACGACCCTGGAACTCGACCCGGGTGAGTGGGTGGTGCAGGTCCTTCGGGCCAGTTACTCCACCGAGGACACGCCAGTGCACGTCCTGGAGACCATCTGCGCCGGCTCGCGCCATGTCTTCCCCATCGGGCAGGTCGCGGGAGCCGACGAGTTCTGAGAGGTGACATCCATGTGTGACCTGAGTACGAAGGTGTGGCGTAAGTCGAGCTACAGCACCGCTGGGGGCGACTGCGTGGAAGTCAATGCGGACGTGGACGGACGCGTCGGCGTCCGGGACAGTAAGGATCCGGCCGGGGGCGCGCTGCTCTTCGAACGATCCGAGATTGCCGCCTGGCTCGCCAGCATCAAGGCGGGCCGCTTTACCCCCTGACACGCGACGTGTGCACGACCCCAGCACCCCGGCGCACAGCCGTCCCCCTGTGCGCCGGGCCGTGTCGCTTGACCACCCGGACACGGTCAACGCCCCATCCCTCTGGAACCTCCGCGCCGGCTCGCGGTACGGCCCTCCACTCGCCTGCCGCCAGCAGAACGACGAGTTCTGAGTCTTGCGCGCCCCTCCTGATTCATCCGTCCGGCTGATCGGGGGCGAACCACTCTTTACGGCAGATTTCGCTCCTTACCGTTGGCCGTGTACCGCCCGTAGTGGGCCGTACGCGTCTGCCCAGGTGGTGAGGGGAACATGCCGTATCGAAAACCCAAGGTGACTGGGGAGTCCATCCCACGGCCACGACCTGCCGATGCGCCTGACAAGGCGTCATCCGGCCGTCCGGCCGCCAGTGCCGTGCTGGTCTACCTCGCCCTCGTGGTGGTGCCGGTGGTGCTGGTGGTGTTCGCGTTGCGGTTCGGGGCGGACCTGCTGCCGGACACCGCCACCCCCACCCCCGCCGAGGGCGGCCGGCCCGACCCCACGCCCGGCCGGCCCGAGGAGGAGACCGCTCCCGACCCCTACCGCAAGCTGCTGTTCGCGCTCCCGCTCGTCTACGCCGCCTGCCACGTCGTCGCCTGGCTCTGCCGGCGGATCGGCCAGCCGCCCGTCATCGGGGAGATCGTCGCCGGCATCCTGCTCGGCCCCTCCCTGCTCGGCTGGCTCTGGCCCACCGCCTTCGACTGGCTGTTCCCGCCCTACCTGCTCCCCGTGCTGAACGTCCTCGGCCAGCTCGGCCTGCTCGCCTTCATGTTCCTGGTCGGCCACGAACTGGACCTGGCGCACATCCGGGGCCGGGGCGCAGCGGCCCTGGCGATCAGTCACGTCAGCATCGCGCTGCCGCTGCTGTGCGGGGTGCTGCTCGCCTTCGGCATGTTCGGCACGTTCGCCCCCCACGGCGTGCCGTTCTTCGCCTTCGCGCTCTTCCTCGGCGTCTCGATGTCGATCACGGCCTTCCCCGTCCTCGCCCGGATCCTCACCGACCGCGGCCTGTACGACACCCCGCTCGGCGCCCTGGCCCTGACCTGCGCCGCCATCTGCGACGTCACCGCCTGGTGCCTGCTGGCCGTGGTCGTCGCCACCACCGACGGCGGCTCGCTCAGCCACGTGGCCTGGACGCTCGCCCTCTCCGTCGCCTTCACCGCGCTGATGCTGCTGGTGGTCCGCCCCGCCCTCGCCCGCCTGCTCGCCGCCAGGGCGCTGCCGGCCGGGGCCGTGCTGCCGGTGCTCTTCGGCGGGGCGGCGCTGTCCGCGCTGGCCACCGAGCTCATCGGGGTGCACGCCATCTTCGGCGCCTTCCTGTTCGGCGTGATCACCCCGCGCGGCACGGTCGAGGGCGGGCGCGCGGCCGGGCACCTCCAGGCGGTGACCGTGCCGCTCCTCCTCCCGCTGTTCTTCGTGCACATCGGGCTGCTCACCCGGTTCGAACTCCTCGGCGGGGACGCCGGGCTGTGGCTGTGGTGCCTGGCCGCGATCGCGGTGGCGACCGTCGGCAAGTGGGGCGGCACCACCGTTGTCGCCCGGACGCAGGGGCTCGGCCGGCGCGAGTCGCTGGCGCTCGGCTCGCTGATGAACTGCCGCGGGCTGACCGAGCTGATCGTGCTCGGCATCGGCCTGGAGCTGGGCGTGATCACCCCCACCCTGTTCACCATCCTGGTGATCACCGCCCTGGTGACGACGGCGCTGACCTCGCCCGCCCTGGCCGTGCTGGTGCGCACCCCCGGGGACACGGGGGCGGTGACGCCCCGGCCCCCGGCGGGTGCGGGGTGCCCCGCTCCCGGGAGCGAGCGGGAGCGGGGCACGCCGTAGGGGGGCGCCGGCCACTCCGGGGCGGCCACCCCCGCCGGCCGCCCCGCTCGGTGGCTACCCCGCCGGGGTGGCCGCCGGGGCGGGCTCCGCCCAGTGCAGCCCGTCGGCGGTGGCCACCAGGCCGCCGGGGATCAGCGGTGCGGTCTCGGCGCGGGTGGCCGCGGTGGAGGCGAAGCCCTCGATGACCCGTTCCTGCTCCCACATGCGGTTCAGGATGTGGTCCTCCGTGGGAGTGGTCCGCTGGCGCTGCCGGGGCGGCCGGGTGCTGTACTCGCCCTCCTCCCGCCAGGCGGTCGCGATGCTCCGCACCCGCTCGCCCACGGCGGTGGGATCCATGAAGGAGGTCTCCCCGGAGGAGGAACCGCCGACCAGCCGGACGAAGGACTGCAGCTCGTTCAGTTCGCAGCTGGCGGCCCGGCGCGCCTGCCAGAAGTACGACTCCTTGGTCTGGCCGACGTCGTAGAAGGCCATCAGGAACTCGTAGAAGACGCCGTACTCGCGCC
Coding sequences:
- a CDS encoding cytidylyltransferase domain-containing protein, which produces MPAQLPHPAATPTATALVVIPARGGSKGVPGKNTAPVGGIPLVARAVQAALAARRATRVVVSTDDPGIAAVARQAGADVIDRPAELAGDGATSESALLHAVDADAARHGDAEADVVVLVQCTSPFITAQDIDGVIAAVTVDGADSALTVAPFHGFVWREGDPEATTATPGGATAGPTGAHGVNHDAAFRPRRQDRPQDLLETGAAYAMRTAGLRRAGHRFFGRVALVRTDPARVLEIDEPNELARARALAPLLDSAAAPDVEVTPRPERDAIDAIVLDFDGTQTDDRVQVDSEGRETVSVHRGDGLGIAALRRAGIPVLILSTETNPVVAARAAKLRVPVLHGIDRKDLALKKWCEEQGIAPERVVYVGNDVNDLPCFDLVGWPIAVADAHDVVRARARAVTTVRGGYGAIREIAAWILGKELS
- a CDS encoding N-acetylneuraminate synthase family protein, translating into MTYPTSNPARVRTIGDRQVGPGQPVYIVGEIGINHNGDLENAFALIDAAAEAGCDAVKFQKRTPEICVPKDQWEIERDTPWGVMTYLEYRHRVEFGEDDYRAIGERCTERGIHWFASPWDVPSVDFLEKLDVVAHKVASASLTDDELLIRLRETGKTVILSTGMSTPRQIRHAVEVLGSERIVLCHATSTYPAPAEELNLRMINTLEREYPNVPIGYSGHETGLQTTLAAVALGATFVERHITLDRAMWGSDQAASVEPGGLQRLVRDIRTIETALGDGVKKVYEGEKAAMRKLRRVPGQLAAEAAEATA
- a CDS encoding SurA N-terminal domain-containing protein; this translates as MSRAAAARPAKIAYGSAAALAAALALTACGTPHANSAAVVGADRITVPQFQDTSAEITRVADELRMNAADPSRRLSNLIEFSVVEQAAEDAGITVTQTAVLDARRDIEEQTGGGDSLRAALAQQGVAPEDFDRMVRVLLLEDALVERAGADPATPEGQQRRLEVLVSEAERLGVTVNPRYGDWGPNDFTLTPAVAPWIHQEPAAGPGAVEAGM
- a CDS encoding MazG family protein — its product is MASAEHDDVRPQGPGPRRPEGAGPHTGSALTDLVAVMDRLRSPGGCPWDAEQSHASLLKYLIEEAYELVEAVETDDRAALREELGDVLLQVVFHARIAEEHPTDPFSLEQVAADLVDKLVYRHPHVFADATALSAADVDANWERLKAAEKGRASVVDGVPTGLPALALAAKLLSRARRGGVAVPDAPGGAVAAAAVGEAAGARVDEAAVGRLLLDVVALADRHGVDPEAALRAAALEYREKVREAERAQG
- a CDS encoding DUF6479 family protein is translated as MGAQSQHDPTGPASKPRRVLPAVLATGVVPLLMAAGVPSREGSNSNPWFALFVIIGVIAVAVLLGAFIWGRRVQMKEPPPESHTPGGRDTWLNETGGAPGPAEGGGLTGPEERALRADQQRRHRHHD
- the nfi gene encoding deoxyribonuclease V (cleaves DNA at apurinic or apyrimidinic sites); this translates as MRILQPHTRPADEAAARRIQDELRARAEPFGPGPERVRTIAGVDVAYAGAAGAADDQLAAAIVVLDAFTLEVVDSAVAVGRAEFPYVPGLFAFRELPTVLDALERLDTVPDLVLCDGHGVAHPRRFGLACHLGVLTGLPTAGVGKTRLVGEHAEPGAAPGDGADLVHEGEVVGRVLRTQRGVKPVYVSAGHRIGLDAACRHVLATAPRYRLPETTRQADALCRQALREAGTESGSPALS
- a CDS encoding UTRA domain-containing protein, coding for MDLQTLREASKITDPLERARLLSRLMTEEQGLVTEAAKLRRQAIAEAREAGMTLEEIAGSLGVSPGRVSQMRKGPTAKAPTGPASRGPRVLVQRALPTEPSVRGSRSLFLVEAEKQGLRPERRMLYVGLEPASEHVGSCLRVETGTDIVARRKLMTADDVPVRIATSYFRADLFGDTRIAEPEFVTPSLQSAIEALGYRFGHAEEVLTARPATTFEATTLELDPGEWVVQVLRASYSTEDTPVHVLETICAGSRHVFPIGQVAGADEF
- a CDS encoding DUF397 domain-containing protein, encoding MCDLSTKVWRKSSYSTAGGDCVEVNADVDGRVGVRDSKDPAGGALLFERSEIAAWLASIKAGRFTP
- a CDS encoding cation:proton antiporter codes for the protein MLVYLALVVVPVVLVVFALRFGADLLPDTATPTPAEGGRPDPTPGRPEEETAPDPYRKLLFALPLVYAACHVVAWLCRRIGQPPVIGEIVAGILLGPSLLGWLWPTAFDWLFPPYLLPVLNVLGQLGLLAFMFLVGHELDLAHIRGRGAAALAISHVSIALPLLCGVLLAFGMFGTFAPHGVPFFAFALFLGVSMSITAFPVLARILTDRGLYDTPLGALALTCAAICDVTAWCLLAVVVATTDGGSLSHVAWTLALSVAFTALMLLVVRPALARLLAARALPAGAVLPVLFGGAALSALATELIGVHAIFGAFLFGVITPRGTVEGGRAAGHLQAVTVPLLLPLFFVHIGLLTRFELLGGDAGLWLWCLAAIAVATVGKWGGTTVVARTQGLGRRESLALGSLMNCRGLTELIVLGIGLELGVITPTLFTILVITALVTTALTSPALAVLVRTPGDTGAVTPRPPAGAGCPAPGSERERGTP